A window of Quercus robur chromosome 12, dhQueRobu3.1, whole genome shotgun sequence genomic DNA:
GCAAAGAGCCTTCGATTGAAGGAACTGCATGGCGGCACCAACGTTATCTTCCATAAGCTTAGCCACCTGACGTTCGGTCCCATCATTTGACCACTTCTCCCATGCTGGTTGGTTTCTTCCACCTTCACTACCTTCTTCCTAAGATACAAAAAGACACACAGTCAGTCGTCAAAGGgacaagaaaattaattaagataTCTTCAAATACCAAATAATGTTCATATTTATAACCTCAACTGATGATAGTGGAATGTCTGTTACAAGTGGTGCCACAGCACCAGCTCCGCCCAATCTACTCATGCTCAAAACCTGTAAAGCAAATGAAAAGTAAATTATTAAAAGATATGAATACAAATCTACATGATCACACACAGTCAACTGCTTGGACACTCCCTTTACAAGTACTGGGGAATTAACTACTTGATTAATCATTGAAATCTCAAAATCAATTACTTTGTTTAAACATAATTGCTCGAAGGCTACTATTAATCATTCAAGGTTTACATTACAGGCATATTGAGGCTATCCAAATATGACCTTCGAACTTGTAACTGCCTGGGTGTGCATTATACAACAGTGGCAATCAATATTTCAGTGACTTAGAAGCCCAAGGACTAAAACAATGTGCCCTTTCTTGTAGCCAACGATGCATGTGAGCAACAGTAACCATAGGCAAGAGAACAAATATCCTTTAGGGAAACTAACACTTTGGTGCCTGTAGTTTGGTAAGATTTCAATTTACCACCTTACAATTTGGAGTGCGTCTCCCCACACCCCCTGAAAGAAAAGTTCCATAGTCAAGATGAATAGAATGTTTCATTTTGGCTGTCTAAGATATGCCTTTCACAAACATATTCTGTCTATCTTAACAGGAGATCAACAAAGGAAACCTCACAGTAAGCAAAATGACATGATCCAAACGACAAGATGGCAAGATGGAATGGGTCAAAGCATGGGGGGACAAAATAGTATTATCTCCTAtccattattattgtgaaaAGCCACCTTATAATGATGGGCATCAAATAGATTATTATAATGATGGCACCAAATAGATAAGCATTGTTAAAGGTACAGATTAGAAAATATATACTGTTAGAAATAACCGGTTTTGGTCGGGCAATTGACAAAAATATTAACACGGCATAATTTTCAGTTGATGATTGAATCAAAATAAGTGCAAGGCAACAGATAAATGAAAATTCATACAATTTCACCAGAGTAATTAAAAGGAAGTTATAACATAATGTCTGGAGCTTATTCAATCAGATAGCTACCtaagaaaaattgaatttacGAGCATAGATTACCTTTACTTGAAGCCTTAGGAACTTCACATAATCCACAATTTCATCAAGCATGGCAGCTCTATCCGTCTACAGAAACAAATATATATCACTAGTCAgactcaattaaattcaatgaaaCAAGTCCTTGAATTAAATCAGTATAACATCATCAGGGTAAAGccccttcttttctttgataagTCACATAAGAATCCACACCTTCACTCCACCCAATTATTACAAGGAGAAATCCCAATACATTATATTACTTATAAACTTACTGGTCACACAAACTTAACAGACCAGTACCCCAAAGTCTAATGCACAAGTTGAATGAAAAAATCAATCAAGTAAAGCCGGAATTTCCAAGAGTATCTTCTTATACTCTGCAGTTGCTGTTCCTGTGATATGTTCTCTTTATGCCATTTCATTTATCCATATTTAaccatcaagaaaaataaaatagcagTAATATGTTCCACTTTGTGTTCTCTTAACAGCTTCGAAGTTGCAAAGAGAATATATGAAGAAATGATAACACAGAAAAGAATGTTGCTCTAGAATTAAGAATGAATAAAAACCTCTATTTTTGAGTTTCAGTAAGACAGTAATGCATATTGGGACATTTAGAGTAAATCATAATAGCATTAAATACATGAATTTCGATATCTCATTCCCCCTGCCATCTTGGCCAATAAAGTTTTGTTGCATGAATCgtgaataaattaattatatacaGTAGATTGAACAATTTCAAGAAatgtttcaaacaaaatacaaaatcacTTCTGCTCTGACCCATCATGAGAAGCCCAAAAATACTTttgtatttaaattaataaaaaacagCTACGAGAAAAGgctaaacaataaaaaataaaaggtgaaAAATATTGCATATCTTCATGTTTTAATCCAcatagaataaaatataaaactcaaTCTCGTACAGCAACATATCATATCAGAACTAGATGGTGCTGATTTCTGATAGGGAATAGGGACAAGAATTAAGCAAGGAACAAGAATTTTGAATGTTTTTTACTCACTATATAccttgtaaaaataaatatcaacaAGACTTCATGCAATTTGACATGCACATGTCACCGGCAAACAGCCACACTTTTTACTGGTAATAAGATAGCCAACCTTAATTAACTCTCCCTGTTTTCAAATGAAATTGGTTCctcttttctaaaaaataagtgaaactCTCAGTATTTGTCATGCATGGACAAACTGTACAGCAGTTGTTTTACAGGGGACAAAAGGACAGAAATacttgaaagaaaaaggaagtgtAACGTATAATTTCATATGAAGGCATCTTATGTGTACAGAGCACTGGGTTTACTTCTCAACCCTCGACTTAATAGTGTGGCTCCTAGTAATTAACTAtccctttcttctctttttctttccttctttctttctttctttctttctttttttcaattggaAAGGCACCAAGGTTCCAAATAGGAAGATCTTACAATAGTTAAATATGTTTAAATAATTCCTAGAGAGCAATTTGATTTCCTTATCTCTCTCAAGAAGAATtaaaactgttaaaaaaaaatccatgctTCTTTCCCTTTATATTCTAtctgtttatttaattttaagaaaatgagAACAACTCACCTTCTTTTCCAAAAGGATAGAATTTCAACATGTGTGATAAGCATTGAATGCCTTTTCCTAAATTACAAGGTCTAAGACTTATCACATTCTTGCACTTAAATTGacatgaaagaaagaaagaaagaaactgaCCTTGTTGACGCTAGGAACCAGTTCCTGCAATGCCCTGATTCTTTCTGCTATTCTTTCTCTCCGCAACTGTAGTAAAATGGTCAAAAATCAATGCCAACTCAAAATTAAACTGAGGATCAATAAAAGAAGGACCTTTAAgtaaattaaacaaaagatTCCAAGTAATGACCccaaaataagttttaattaGTAGCATGGTTTGCATTCTTATAAATTAGACAAATTTTGCTCTCTTGCATGATTCATATGAATATCAAGCTCACCCGCTCAGCTATGCTGTGTGGATCTGTGGCCTGTCCTCGTCTAGCCCGCACCCTTGGGCGCATTGCTGGTGGATGTGGTGCAGCAGCAACAGTATTGGTCATTGGTTGGCCATGGAAAACCTGCAGAAGAATCATAATTTCATCAACACAGACAACACTTACAACAGAAAACAGGGATAAACAACCTCCCCCCAcccacaaagagagagagagagagagagatgaaacaGAAAGTCTGAAGATTAACTACATCATGAAAATGTATTAAAAGACTGAAGAAGCATTTAttcagcttcttctttttctttttttatttattaaaaacaaaaacaaaaaatgcttATGTCTGAACCAGGTCTACATTATCTCATGAATGAACAAAcgttaaaacaaaaaaaaaaaaaaacaacacaagTTCCAATCATTTTCCATGGAAGTGAGATGATTCTCTCTTTATAAGTTAAATAGTGATTTCTTCTATAATAAATTTAAGCTTTTATACCTTTTACTTCTTTCCCTCTTTTTAGGGTAAGTGCATTACACTTCCAAGATAACCAAACTTCTAagtcaaacattttgttggatAGCTCTCAAAGTCATTTCCTACAGGAAAATAAGCCAATCACTCCAAACCCCATGGCATCAACTTGAAATAATACCTAACTAAGAAGCCACAAGGTAGTTCACAGATCTTGTAAATATGGTCTTACTCCTTACAAGGAAGGCATATTCCCCCTCTTGGATTGCTACTTCGAGTCTTTTAAATACTTTGCCAGTAGCTTCAACCCAAATCCACAAAACCATCTATCAATCACCAGATGACTACTTAATCATTCATAGACACCATAACAAAAACCTCACTTTAGAAACCACAAGGCAcaaccactattttttttcccaaagctTCTACATTTCTGTGTTTGACTGGTAAGTTGTGCATGCACCCAGTTCAACCTCCATCCACTTGTTACTGTATTTCAGAAAGCATTATGTCAACCATCTTTCCTTAGTTCCTACTTCtttttcaaacaaaaccaaCAGATACCCTCATGGCCTCATATGCACCCTTGTTTTCTTACTTATTGTCCCATATAGAAAGAAACTTCAATCTCACACAGTTCCTTTTCTTCTCAGCTATTAAACTAAACAACAACCATAATCAAATTGACAAATTTACCCCCACTAGTCCTCCTCCTCTTCTCTTActacaacaaaatttatcaattattatatatcCTTGTCTGTATCACTCACTCTACTAAACCACAAACACAGACACTCACATAAagacaaaaacacacacacaaaacacataTAAATAGTGATccgtttggttgctgagaaaattcggggaaataaaaaaaaaaaattaaaattttcaaccagAGTCCTTACTAAACAAGCTCGAGACTTGACTCAATTttgaaataacatttttttttttttttgttaaaaaaaacaaactatcattttccttcaaattcCGTCACTTTCTAACTAACCAAACAGAGAATAGAGAAAAAGTTTCCAGCTTACATTTTTCATAGACGAAGCTCTACCATCAACGACGTCGTCTCGAAAGCGTTTGCCGCTGCCGGAGGCCTCCTCGGGCTTCAGGAACCCTCCTTTCCCTTGCTCCAAGCTCAGCCCTAACGGAAACACCTGTCCATGAAAACCACCAGAGCCACCACCTCCACCGCCAAGGTCACCGGAGCTTAGCTGAAGCATCATCGGAGGCGGACCGGTCCCCGAACCGCCCAAGCCTCCATCGGCGCCGGTCAAGCCAGCCTCAGCTGAAGCGAAGCTGGGCAGGCCGAGAATTTGCTCGAGGAAATCGTCGTTAGTGGCCTCCGACGGATTATTAGCCATGAGGTGGAACAGCCTGAGTCGGACTCGGCCTAGTCGTGGTGAGTCGCGTCGCCGAGTTACGAGTTTCAAAGAGCATCTACATGCaaataacaaagaaagaaagagagagagagagagttttgctttgcttt
This region includes:
- the LOC126707965 gene encoding transcription factor UNE12; protein product: MANNPSEATNDDFLEQILGLPSFASAEAGLTGADGGLGGSGTGPPPMMLQLSSGDLGGGGGGSGGFHGQVFPLGLSLEQGKGGFLKPEEASGSGKRFRDDVVDGRASSMKNVFHGQPMTNTVAAAPHPPAMRPRVRARRGQATDPHSIAERLRRERIAERIRALQELVPSVNKTDRAAMLDEIVDYVKFLRLQVKVLSMSRLGGAGAVAPLVTDIPLSSVEEEGSEGGRNQPAWEKWSNDGTERQVAKLMEDNVGAAMQFLQSKALCIMPISLASAIYQTQPPDTSSIVKPENNPPS